A genomic segment from Bradyrhizobium diazoefficiens USDA 110 encodes:
- a CDS encoding YaiI/YqxD family protein has protein sequence MTDTPTRIYVDADACPVKDEIYRVALRHSVPVSVVAGNFIRVPQDPLIERIAAGAGMDAADDWIAERARPGDVVVTSDIPLASRCVKAGADVIAPNGKPFTEQSIGMTLAVRNLMTDLRSAGEVTGGPRSFAPRDRSTFLSALDQTLRRIQRRRIDAAATSQNSSQG, from the coding sequence ATGACTGACACGCCCACCCGCATCTATGTCGACGCCGACGCCTGTCCGGTGAAGGACGAGATCTACCGCGTCGCGCTCCGGCACAGCGTGCCCGTGAGCGTGGTGGCCGGCAACTTCATTCGCGTGCCGCAGGACCCCTTGATCGAGCGCATCGCGGCCGGAGCCGGCATGGATGCCGCCGACGACTGGATCGCCGAACGCGCCAGGCCCGGCGACGTCGTCGTGACCTCCGACATTCCGCTCGCCAGCCGCTGCGTGAAGGCGGGCGCCGACGTGATCGCGCCGAACGGCAAACCGTTCACCGAACAGTCGATCGGGATGACGCTGGCGGTACGCAACCTGATGACGGATCTGCGCTCGGCCGGCGAAGTCACCGGCGGCCCGCGATCGTTCGCGCCGCGCGACCGTTCGACGTTCCTCTCGGCGCTCGACCAGACGCTGCGCCGGATCCAGCGGCGCCGCATTGATGCGGCCGCAACCAGCCAGAATTCAAGTCAGGGCTGA
- a CDS encoding xanthine dehydrogenase family protein molybdopterin-binding subunit produces MQEHTKSSTLENAIALQKYGVGQPVRRKEDDTLVRGKGRYTDDFNLPGQAYAVVVRSTHAHGIIRGIGLDAAKAMPGVLGVWTGTDLDAAGYGPFTCGLPLKSRDGSPLLQTNRQPLATDKVRFVGDPVAFVVADTLAQARDAAEAVELDIEPLPAVTDPEEAAKPGAPQLYDHIPNNVALDYHYGDMEQVNAAFASAAHVTKIDIENTRVAVVSMEPRVGLASYDKKAERYTLQVPTQGVAGNRANLAKNLKVPNEKVRILTANVGGSFGMKNINYPEYMCILYAAKALGRPVKWLDERSTSFLSDSHGRAQKIHAELALDAEGHFLAAKLEGYGNLGAYITGVAPGPLSLNTGKNFSSVYRTPLMGIDIKTVLTNTTLMGAYRGAGRPEANYYMERLIDRAADEMGINRLTMRKRNFIKPTQMPFPASSGVTYDSGDFQAVFNKALEISDHENFAKRKKESKKAGKLRGIAVGSYLEVTAPPSPELGKIVFDPDGSVQLITGTLDYGQGHATPFAQVLCEQLGVPFESVKLVQGDSDIVHTGNGTGGSRSITASGMAIVGAAKLVIEKGKRAAAHMLEASEADIEFEGGSFTIAGTDRSIDIMELAKRLHDGKVPEGVPDSLDVDHTSEPVPSAFPNGCHVAEVEIDPDTGVVQIVRYSAVNDFGTVINPLLVAGQLHGGVVQGIGQALMEHVRYDESGQPITGSLMDYALPRAEDVPFMTVGDHPVPATTNPLGSKGCGEAGCAGSLSTVVNAVLDALSDHGIKHIDMPLTPERVWRAIQDAKGKAA; encoded by the coding sequence ATGCAAGAACACACCAAATCGTCCACGCTCGAAAACGCTATTGCACTGCAAAAATACGGCGTCGGGCAGCCCGTCCGCCGCAAGGAGGACGACACGCTGGTGCGCGGCAAGGGCCGCTACACCGACGATTTCAACCTGCCCGGCCAGGCCTACGCCGTGGTGGTCCGCTCGACCCACGCCCATGGAATCATCCGTGGCATCGGCCTCGATGCCGCCAAGGCGATGCCGGGCGTGCTGGGGGTCTGGACCGGGACGGACCTCGATGCCGCCGGCTACGGCCCCTTCACCTGCGGCCTGCCGCTGAAGAGCCGTGACGGCTCGCCCCTGCTCCAGACCAACCGCCAGCCGCTGGCGACCGACAAGGTTCGCTTCGTCGGCGATCCCGTCGCCTTCGTGGTGGCCGACACGCTGGCCCAGGCGCGCGACGCGGCCGAGGCGGTCGAGCTCGATATCGAGCCGTTGCCGGCTGTGACCGACCCCGAGGAGGCCGCCAAGCCCGGCGCGCCGCAGCTCTACGACCACATCCCGAACAACGTCGCGCTCGACTACCATTATGGTGACATGGAGCAGGTGAACGCGGCCTTCGCCAGCGCCGCTCACGTCACCAAGATCGACATCGAGAACACCCGCGTCGCCGTGGTCTCGATGGAGCCGCGCGTCGGGCTCGCCTCCTACGACAAGAAGGCCGAGCGCTACACGCTCCAGGTTCCGACGCAGGGTGTCGCCGGCAACCGCGCCAACCTCGCCAAGAACCTGAAAGTGCCGAACGAGAAGGTGCGCATTCTCACCGCCAATGTCGGCGGCTCCTTCGGCATGAAGAACATCAACTACCCCGAATACATGTGCATCCTGTACGCGGCCAAGGCGCTGGGACGGCCGGTGAAGTGGCTGGACGAGCGTTCGACCAGCTTCCTGTCCGACAGCCACGGCCGCGCGCAAAAAATCCATGCCGAGCTCGCGCTCGACGCCGAGGGGCACTTCCTCGCGGCCAAGCTCGAAGGCTACGGCAATCTCGGCGCCTACATCACCGGCGTTGCGCCGGGCCCGCTCTCGCTCAACACCGGCAAGAACTTTTCCAGCGTCTACCGCACGCCGCTGATGGGCATCGACATCAAGACGGTGCTGACCAATACCACGCTGATGGGCGCCTATCGCGGCGCCGGCCGGCCCGAGGCGAACTACTACATGGAGCGGCTGATCGACCGCGCCGCCGACGAGATGGGCATCAACCGGCTGACGATGCGCAAGCGCAACTTCATCAAGCCGACCCAGATGCCGTTCCCGGCGTCCTCCGGCGTCACCTATGACAGCGGCGACTTCCAGGCCGTCTTCAACAAGGCGCTCGAAATCTCCGACCACGAGAATTTCGCCAAGCGCAAGAAGGAGAGCAAGAAGGCCGGCAAGCTGCGCGGCATCGCCGTCGGCTCCTACCTCGAGGTCACGGCGCCGCCGAGCCCCGAGCTCGGCAAGATCGTGTTCGATCCCGACGGCAGCGTGCAGCTCATCACCGGCACGCTCGATTACGGCCAGGGCCATGCCACTCCATTCGCGCAGGTTCTGTGCGAGCAGCTCGGCGTGCCCTTCGAGAGCGTCAAGCTGGTGCAGGGCGACAGCGACATCGTCCACACCGGCAACGGCACCGGCGGCTCGCGCTCGATCACCGCGAGCGGCATGGCGATCGTGGGAGCCGCCAAGCTCGTGATCGAGAAGGGCAAGCGCGCCGCCGCGCACATGCTGGAGGCGTCCGAAGCCGACATCGAGTTCGAAGGCGGCAGCTTCACCATCGCCGGCACCGACCGCAGCATCGACATCATGGAGCTGGCCAAGCGCCTGCATGACGGCAAGGTGCCGGAGGGCGTGCCTGATAGCCTCGACGTCGATCACACCAGCGAGCCGGTGCCCTCTGCCTTCCCGAACGGCTGCCACGTCGCCGAGGTCGAAATCGATCCCGATACCGGCGTGGTGCAGATCGTGCGCTACAGCGCGGTGAACGATTTCGGCACGGTGATCAACCCGCTGCTGGTCGCAGGCCAGCTCCATGGCGGCGTCGTCCAGGGCATTGGACAGGCGCTGATGGAGCACGTCCGCTACGACGAGAGCGGCCAGCCGATCACGGGCTCGCTGATGGACTACGCCCTCCCCCGCGCCGAGGACGTGCCGTTCATGACGGTCGGCGATCACCCGGTGCCGGCCACGACCAATCCGCTCGGCAGCAAGGGCTGCGGCGAAGCCGGCTGCGCCGGCAGCCTGTCGACCGTGGTGAACGCCGTGCTCGATGCGCTCTCCGACCACGGCATCAAGCACATCGACATGCCGCTGACGCCGGAGCGCGTGTGGCGTGCGATCCAGGATGCGAAGGGCAAGGCGGCGTAG
- a CDS encoding Ppx/GppA phosphatase family protein, giving the protein MNDHTRLRDGHGPHGELEGSMAAVALATEPAVAAQAPGTGVYAALDLGTNNCRLLIASPTSDGFRVVDSFSRIIRLGEGVSATGSISEAAIERAIAALSICRDKINLRKARRLRLIATEACRAASNAEGFRSRVAAETGIELEVIDRETEASLAVLGCSPLVDPRGRGAILFDIGGGSTELVRIERDPENPEPRIKAWMSIPFGVVTLAEQFGGRDVTPEIYDAMEREVAHHVAPFAEQHGVDLADMHLLGTSGTVTTLAGIHLNLARYDRRRIDSIWMNDSDITATINKLLGMSYEERANNSCISVERADLVLAGCAILDAIRRAFPLPRLRVADRGLREGMLVEMMREDGALRSW; this is encoded by the coding sequence ATGAATGACCACACGCGGCTCCGCGACGGCCATGGGCCGCACGGTGAGCTCGAGGGGTCGATGGCGGCGGTGGCGTTGGCCACTGAACCGGCCGTCGCCGCGCAAGCGCCGGGAACCGGCGTCTACGCGGCGCTGGACCTCGGAACCAACAATTGCAGGCTCCTGATCGCCAGTCCGACCAGCGACGGCTTTCGCGTGGTCGATTCCTTCTCGCGCATCATCCGGCTCGGCGAGGGGGTCTCGGCGACCGGCTCCATCAGCGAGGCCGCGATCGAGCGCGCCATCGCGGCGCTCAGCATCTGCCGCGACAAGATCAACTTGCGGAAAGCGCGCCGGCTGCGGCTGATCGCGACCGAAGCCTGCCGCGCGGCCTCGAACGCGGAGGGTTTTCGCAGCCGCGTCGCGGCCGAGACCGGCATCGAGCTCGAGGTGATCGACCGTGAGACCGAGGCATCGCTCGCCGTGCTCGGCTGCTCGCCGCTGGTTGACCCCAGGGGGCGCGGCGCGATCCTGTTCGACATCGGCGGCGGCTCGACCGAACTGGTGCGGATCGAGCGCGATCCGGAAAATCCGGAGCCGCGCATCAAGGCCTGGATGTCGATCCCGTTCGGCGTGGTCACGCTCGCCGAGCAGTTCGGCGGCCGCGACGTGACGCCGGAGATCTACGACGCGATGGAGCGGGAGGTCGCACACCACGTTGCGCCGTTCGCCGAACAGCACGGCGTCGATCTCGCCGACATGCACCTGCTCGGCACCTCAGGCACGGTGACGACGCTCGCCGGCATCCATCTCAATCTGGCGCGCTACGACCGTCGCCGCATCGACAGCATCTGGATGAACGATTCCGACATCACCGCGACCATCAACAAGCTGCTCGGCATGAGCTACGAGGAGCGCGCGAACAACAGCTGCATCAGCGTCGAGCGCGCCGATCTCGTGCTTGCGGGCTGCGCCATCCTCGACGCGATCCGCCGCGCCTTTCCGCTGCCGCGCCTGCGCGTCGCCGACCGCGGCCTGCGCGAAGGCATGCTGGTCGAGATGATGCGCGAGGACGGCGCGCTCAGGAGCTGGTGA
- a CDS encoding RlmE family RNA methyltransferase, with product MAKDTTGRLHVQVKTGGKRKLSSKLWLERQLNDPYVAKAKAAGYRSRAAFKLLEIDDKFRLLKHGMAVVDLGAAPGGWSQIAAKRVGSVDGKGKVVAIDLLEMPEIAGVEFAQLDFMDNDAPAKLTAMLGGGADVVMSDMAANTTGHRKTDQLRIVGLIETAAAFACDVLKPGGTFLAKTFQSGADADLLAQLKRDFATVRHVKPAASRQDSSERYVLATGFRGGAKA from the coding sequence ATGGCCAAGGACACCACCGGCCGCTTGCACGTCCAGGTCAAGACCGGCGGCAAGCGCAAATTGTCGTCGAAGCTGTGGCTGGAGCGGCAACTCAACGATCCCTATGTGGCGAAAGCCAAGGCGGCGGGTTATCGCTCGCGCGCGGCATTCAAGCTGCTCGAGATCGACGACAAGTTTCGGCTGCTGAAGCACGGCATGGCCGTGGTCGATCTTGGGGCCGCGCCGGGCGGCTGGAGCCAGATCGCCGCCAAGCGGGTCGGCTCGGTGGACGGCAAGGGCAAGGTCGTTGCGATCGACCTTTTGGAGATGCCCGAGATTGCCGGCGTCGAGTTCGCGCAGCTCGACTTCATGGACAATGACGCGCCGGCAAAGCTTACCGCGATGCTGGGGGGCGGCGCCGATGTCGTGATGTCCGACATGGCCGCCAACACCACCGGTCACCGCAAGACCGACCAGCTCCGCATCGTCGGCCTGATCGAGACCGCGGCGGCGTTTGCGTGCGACGTGCTCAAGCCCGGTGGCACCTTCCTCGCCAAGACGTTCCAGAGCGGCGCCGATGCCGATCTGCTCGCCCAACTCAAGCGCGACTTCGCCACCGTGCGCCATGTGAAGCCGGCGGCGAGCCGGCAGGATTCGTCGGAACGTTACGTGCTGGCGACCGGGTTTCGCGGCGGGGCGAAGGCGTAG
- a CDS encoding MFS transporter, whose translation MVDKQRVIPLIVATALFMENMDSTVIATSLPAIAADIGTSPLTLKLAITSYLLSLAVFIPASGWTADRFGARMVFAIAVGVFMVGSVGCALSTSVTDFVFARILQGMGGAMMTPVGRLVLLRSVDKSALVNAMAWVTVPALIGPVIGPPLGGFITTYASWHWIFLINIPIGLLGIFMALRFIDPIKSEEREPFDLYGMVLAGIGLAGIAFGLSVAGLNLLPWSTVAALIAGGAISMTLYVIHARRTGSPVLDFSLLTLPTLRAAVLGGFLFRLGIGALPFLLPLLMQIGFGLSPFHSGLVTFASSLGAMGMKTLAARIIRTFGFRNLMTVNAIVSAFFLGVCALFTVTTPLLIIMVILVVGGFFRSLEFTAINTVAYAEVETGQMSRATTLVSVNQQLAVSAGVAVGAASVETTMWLSHVSELNATVFAPAFVVVALTSAASSWFFWQMPADAGHEISGRKATEIASRKGAGKGAAKAAVKAATEDTQDVRDQRLG comes from the coding sequence ATGGTCGACAAGCAACGCGTCATTCCGCTGATCGTGGCCACTGCTCTCTTCATGGAGAACATGGACTCGACGGTGATCGCCACCTCGCTGCCGGCGATCGCGGCCGACATCGGCACCAGCCCGCTGACGCTGAAGCTCGCGATCACCTCCTATCTGCTGTCGCTCGCGGTGTTCATCCCGGCGAGCGGCTGGACCGCGGACCGGTTCGGCGCGCGGATGGTGTTCGCGATCGCGGTCGGCGTCTTCATGGTCGGCTCGGTCGGCTGCGCGCTCTCGACCTCGGTCACGGATTTCGTGTTCGCGCGCATCCTCCAGGGCATGGGCGGGGCGATGATGACGCCGGTCGGGCGCCTCGTGCTGCTGCGCTCGGTGGACAAGAGCGCGCTGGTCAATGCGATGGCCTGGGTGACGGTCCCTGCCCTCATAGGCCCTGTGATCGGCCCGCCGCTCGGTGGTTTCATCACGACCTACGCGTCCTGGCACTGGATCTTCCTGATCAACATCCCGATCGGGCTGCTCGGCATCTTCATGGCCTTGCGCTTCATCGATCCCATCAAGAGCGAGGAACGCGAGCCGTTCGACCTCTACGGCATGGTGCTCGCGGGGATCGGGCTCGCCGGCATCGCCTTCGGCCTGTCGGTGGCCGGCCTCAACCTGCTGCCCTGGAGCACGGTCGCCGCGCTGATCGCCGGCGGCGCGATCTCGATGACGCTCTATGTCATTCATGCCCGGCGCACGGGATCGCCGGTGCTGGACTTCTCGCTGCTGACCTTGCCGACGCTGCGTGCGGCCGTGCTCGGCGGCTTCCTGTTCCGGCTCGGCATCGGCGCGCTGCCGTTCCTGCTGCCGCTCCTGATGCAGATCGGCTTCGGCCTGTCGCCGTTCCATTCGGGCCTCGTCACGTTTGCTTCCTCGCTCGGCGCCATGGGCATGAAGACGCTGGCCGCGCGGATCATCCGCACCTTCGGCTTCCGTAATCTGATGACGGTGAACGCGATCGTCAGCGCGTTCTTTCTTGGCGTCTGCGCGCTGTTCACGGTGACGACACCGCTGCTGATCATCATGGTGATCCTGGTGGTCGGCGGCTTCTTCCGCTCGCTCGAGTTCACCGCGATCAACACGGTGGCCTATGCCGAGGTCGAGACTGGGCAGATGAGCCGCGCCACCACGCTCGTCAGCGTCAACCAGCAGCTTGCGGTCTCTGCCGGCGTCGCCGTCGGCGCAGCGTCCGTCGAGACGACGATGTGGCTCAGCCATGTCAGCGAGCTCAACGCCACCGTGTTCGCGCCGGCCTTCGTCGTGGTCGCGCTGACCTCGGCGGCGTCGAGCTGGTTCTTCTGGCAGATGCCCGCTGATGCCGGCCACGAGATCTCCGGCCGCAAGGCGACCGAAATCGCGAGCCGCAAGGGCGCCGGCAAGGGCGCGGCCAAGGCCGCCGTGAAGGCAGCGACGGAGGATACGCAGGACGTGCGCGACCAGCGGCTGGGATAA
- the guaB gene encoding IMP dehydrogenase gives MATVQVQGIREALTFDDVLLKPGLSDVMPGEVDIRSRVTRAIPLNIPIMASAMDTVTEARMAIAMAQAGGLGVIHRNFDPEGQAAQVRQVKRYESGMVVNPLTISPEATLDDALKLMSDHGISGIPVVTGAGKSTPGKLVGILTNRDVRFATDRRQKVSELMTHEGLVTVRENVSQDEARRMLHQHRIEKLLVVDEQYRCVGLVTVKDMEKAVAHPLACKDAQGRLRVAAATTVGDTGFERTERLIDAGVDLVVVDTAHGHSRHVLHAVNRIKRLSNSVQVVAGNVATSEGAQALIDAGADCIKVGIGPGSICTTRIVAGVGVPQLTAIMDAVEAAKKADIPVIADGGIKFSGDLAKALAAGADIAMVGSLLAGTDETPGEVFLWQGRSYKAYRGMGSVGAMARGSADRYFQQDIKDTLKLVPEGIEGQVPYKGAVGHVMHQLAGGLRAAMGYVGAKDMKELHDKAQFVRITGAGLRESHVHDVTITRESPNYPGGG, from the coding sequence ATGGCCACGGTGCAAGTTCAAGGCATCCGCGAAGCCCTTACGTTCGACGACGTGCTGTTGAAGCCAGGCCTCTCGGACGTCATGCCGGGCGAGGTCGACATCCGCTCCCGCGTCACCCGCGCCATTCCGCTCAACATCCCGATCATGGCCTCCGCCATGGACACCGTCACCGAGGCCCGCATGGCGATCGCCATGGCGCAGGCCGGCGGCCTCGGCGTCATCCACCGCAATTTCGATCCCGAAGGGCAGGCCGCCCAGGTGCGCCAGGTCAAGCGCTACGAGTCGGGCATGGTGGTGAACCCGCTCACCATCAGCCCCGAGGCGACGCTCGACGATGCGCTCAAGCTGATGAGCGATCACGGCATCTCCGGCATTCCCGTCGTCACCGGCGCGGGCAAGTCCACGCCGGGCAAGCTGGTCGGCATCCTCACCAACCGCGACGTGCGGTTCGCCACCGACCGCAGGCAAAAAGTCTCCGAGCTGATGACGCATGAAGGCCTCGTCACGGTGCGCGAGAATGTCAGCCAGGACGAGGCGCGGCGGATGCTGCACCAGCATCGCATCGAGAAATTGCTCGTGGTCGACGAGCAATATCGCTGCGTCGGCCTCGTCACCGTGAAGGACATGGAAAAGGCGGTCGCCCATCCGCTCGCCTGCAAGGATGCGCAGGGCCGCCTTCGCGTTGCCGCCGCCACCACCGTCGGCGACACCGGCTTCGAGCGCACCGAGCGGCTGATCGACGCCGGCGTCGACCTCGTCGTCGTCGACACCGCGCACGGCCATTCGCGCCACGTGCTGCACGCAGTGAACCGCATCAAGCGTCTGTCCAACTCTGTGCAGGTCGTCGCCGGCAACGTCGCGACCTCCGAAGGCGCGCAGGCGCTGATCGATGCTGGCGCGGACTGCATCAAGGTCGGCATCGGCCCCGGCTCGATCTGCACCACCCGCATCGTCGCCGGCGTCGGCGTTCCCCAGCTCACCGCGATCATGGATGCGGTGGAGGCTGCAAAGAAGGCCGACATTCCCGTCATCGCCGATGGCGGCATCAAGTTCTCCGGCGACCTCGCCAAGGCGCTCGCCGCCGGTGCCGACATCGCCATGGTCGGCTCGCTGCTCGCCGGCACCGACGAGACGCCCGGCGAAGTCTTCCTGTGGCAGGGCCGTTCCTACAAGGCCTATCGCGGCATGGGCTCGGTCGGCGCAATGGCGCGCGGCTCGGCGGACCGATATTTCCAGCAGGACATCAAGGACACGCTCAAGCTCGTGCCTGAAGGCATCGAGGGCCAGGTACCCTACAAGGGCGCGGTCGGCCACGTCATGCACCAGCTCGCCGGCGGCCTGCGCGCCGCGATGGGCTATGTCGGCGCAAAGGACATGAAGGAGCTGCACGACAAGGCGCAGTTCGTCCGCATCACCGGTGCAGGCCTGCGCGAAAGCCACGTCCACGACGTCACGATCACCCGCGAGAGCCCGAACTATCCGGGCGGGGGTTAG
- a CDS encoding NADP-dependent oxidoreductase, protein MSQAKRIVLAARPVGEPKPSDFRIEEFAVPTPGQGEVLLRTIWLSLDPYMRGRMSDGPSYAAPVPIDGVMEGEAVSEVAASNNPDFAKGDIVRARTGWQTHAISSGKGLIKVDPKLGPISTSIGVLGMPGMTAYTGLLDIGKPQEGETVVVAGASGAVGSAVGQIAKIKGARAVGIAGGKDKCDYVVKELGFDACIDHRDPDLAAKLKDACPKGIDVYFENVGGAVFEAVFPLLNPFARVPVCGLIAHYNDTEAKPPKWAASMMRATLTKRLTFRGFIVSDFAARHGDFLRDMSAWVREGKVKYKEFVTEGLESAPGAFMGLLKGANFGKQLVRVGQDKA, encoded by the coding sequence ATGTCCCAAGCAAAACGCATCGTTCTCGCCGCGCGTCCCGTCGGCGAACCCAAGCCGTCCGATTTCCGCATTGAGGAATTCGCTGTCCCGACACCGGGGCAGGGCGAAGTCCTGCTGCGCACGATCTGGCTGTCGCTCGATCCCTATATGCGCGGCCGCATGAGTGACGGTCCGTCCTATGCCGCGCCGGTGCCGATCGACGGCGTGATGGAGGGCGAGGCGGTCAGCGAGGTCGCGGCGTCCAACAACCCGGACTTCGCCAAAGGCGACATCGTGCGAGCCCGTACCGGATGGCAGACGCATGCGATCTCCAGCGGCAAGGGCCTAATCAAGGTGGATCCCAAGCTCGGTCCGATCTCGACCTCGATCGGCGTGCTCGGCATGCCCGGCATGACCGCCTATACCGGCCTGCTCGACATCGGCAAGCCGCAGGAAGGCGAGACCGTCGTCGTCGCCGGCGCATCCGGCGCGGTCGGCTCCGCCGTCGGCCAGATCGCCAAGATCAAGGGCGCGCGCGCGGTCGGAATTGCGGGCGGCAAGGACAAATGCGACTACGTGGTGAAGGAGCTCGGCTTCGATGCCTGCATCGATCACCGCGATCCCGATCTTGCGGCCAAGCTGAAGGACGCCTGCCCGAAGGGGATCGACGTCTATTTCGAGAATGTCGGCGGCGCCGTGTTCGAAGCGGTGTTCCCGCTGCTCAATCCGTTTGCGCGCGTGCCGGTCTGCGGCCTGATAGCCCATTACAACGACACCGAGGCCAAGCCGCCGAAATGGGCCGCCAGCATGATGCGCGCGACCCTGACCAAGCGGCTGACCTTCCGCGGCTTCATCGTCTCCGACTTCGCCGCCCGCCACGGCGACTTCCTGCGCGACATGTCGGCCTGGGTCCGCGAGGGCAAGGTCAAGTACAAGGAGTTCGTCACCGAGGGCCTGGAGAGCGCCCCCGGCGCCTTCATGGGGCTTCTGAAGGGCGCCAATTTCGGCAAGCAGCTGGTGCGGGTCGGGCAAGATAAGGCCTGA
- a CDS encoding LacI family DNA-binding transcriptional regulator — MTDPAKPNYDDVVRIPAPPGRASATGRPPRIAEVAERAGVSPITVSRVLRHPQKVNRKTRERILEVIEATGYASNPHARALRSGRSNVVVAFVSNILSQQFGLAVRSFAATLEPEGFEVLVGQTSYSYVKEVAMIQSLRGIRPAAVMFTGVIELEENRAALAELGIPVIETWAFPRDPIDMLVGLPNADAGAMAARRLAEAGHRRVAFIGRSSGRGALRRDGFRTAAAQLGLDIVHEIGVGEITGLIDGRAAFTALLDRGDRVDAVFCANDLLATGALIEARARGLSVPRDLAVLGFGDNDVADQITPGLTTISFDAAAVGRIAAELLLARLSGTQLAEQRIAVDLFLVERGSV; from the coding sequence ATGACCGATCCGGCAAAGCCGAACTATGACGACGTGGTGCGCATTCCGGCGCCGCCCGGCCGCGCCAGCGCGACCGGACGGCCGCCGCGCATCGCGGAGGTGGCGGAGCGCGCCGGGGTATCGCCGATCACGGTGTCGCGGGTGCTGCGCCACCCCCAGAAGGTCAATCGAAAGACCCGCGAGCGCATCCTCGAAGTGATCGAGGCAACCGGATACGCCTCCAACCCGCATGCGCGCGCGCTGCGCTCGGGCCGCTCGAACGTGGTCGTCGCCTTCGTCTCCAACATCCTCAGCCAGCAGTTCGGGCTCGCCGTGCGCAGCTTCGCGGCCACGCTCGAGCCGGAAGGATTCGAGGTGCTCGTCGGCCAGACCTCCTACTCCTATGTCAAGGAAGTCGCGATGATCCAGTCGCTGCGCGGCATCCGCCCCGCCGCGGTGATGTTCACCGGCGTGATCGAGCTCGAGGAGAACCGCGCAGCGCTTGCAGAGCTCGGCATTCCCGTGATCGAGACCTGGGCGTTTCCGCGCGACCCCATCGACATGCTGGTCGGCCTGCCCAATGCGGATGCCGGTGCGATGGCGGCGCGCAGGCTGGCTGAGGCCGGACATCGCCGCGTCGCCTTCATCGGCCGCAGCAGCGGCCGCGGCGCGCTGCGCCGCGACGGCTTTCGCACGGCAGCGGCGCAGCTCGGCCTCGATATCGTCCACGAGATCGGCGTTGGCGAGATCACAGGCCTCATAGACGGCCGCGCCGCCTTCACCGCCCTGCTCGATCGCGGCGACCGCGTCGATGCCGTGTTCTGCGCCAACGATCTGCTCGCGACCGGCGCGCTGATCGAGGCTCGCGCGCGCGGCCTGTCGGTGCCGCGCGATCTCGCCGTGCTCGGCTTCGGCGACAACGACGTCGCCGATCAGATCACGCCCGGCCTCACCACCATCTCGTTCGATGCGGCGGCCGTGGGGCGCATCGCGGCCGAACTGCTGCTGGCGCGCCTGTCGGGCACGCAGCTTGCCGAACAGCGGATCGCCGTCGACCTGTTCCTGGTCGAGCGCGGCAGCGTCTGA
- a CDS encoding succinylglutamate desuccinylase/aspartoacylase family protein: MHTGLFHEIDFEKDQKWSGHLGIPFSIDRSPYFQLKIPIFRIKNGAGPKLLLMAGNHGDEYEGEITLTRLYRRLDAKAVKGEITILPFANLPAVMAARRRSPLDEGNLNRAFPGDAAGTPTFRLAHFLEHELFPRHDVVFDIHSGGTSMAHVPCALIERQGPPEMFGQALRLMEGLGMPFAFVAENGAAAPTSMAAAARAGAIGLSGEFGGGGTVTPQTMAFTARAVDRLLLALGIVQAPVLGPHAPVERATELLALQSHAQAVFATRRGWFEPAVMVGARVAAGDVAGWYHDFERPELPEEVLRFPADGIVISQRLHTDSQSGDCLVQVGRALSRDELPAR; encoded by the coding sequence ATGCATACCGGACTTTTCCACGAGATCGATTTCGAGAAGGACCAGAAATGGTCCGGCCATCTAGGCATTCCCTTCTCGATCGATCGATCGCCCTACTTCCAGCTCAAGATCCCGATCTTCCGGATCAAGAACGGCGCCGGCCCAAAACTTCTGTTGATGGCCGGCAATCACGGCGACGAATACGAGGGCGAGATCACGCTGACGCGGCTGTATCGCCGGCTCGATGCCAAGGCCGTCAAGGGCGAGATCACCATCCTGCCCTTCGCCAATCTTCCCGCCGTGATGGCGGCGCGCCGCCGCTCGCCGCTCGACGAGGGCAATCTCAACCGCGCCTTCCCGGGCGATGCCGCGGGCACGCCGACTTTTCGGCTGGCGCACTTCCTCGAGCACGAGCTGTTTCCGCGCCATGACGTCGTCTTCGATATCCATTCCGGCGGCACGTCGATGGCGCACGTGCCCTGCGCGCTGATCGAGCGGCAGGGACCGCCCGAGATGTTCGGCCAGGCACTGCGCCTGATGGAAGGATTAGGGATGCCCTTCGCCTTCGTCGCCGAGAACGGCGCCGCTGCGCCGACCTCGATGGCGGCGGCCGCGCGCGCCGGCGCGATCGGACTGTCAGGCGAGTTCGGCGGCGGCGGCACCGTCACGCCGCAGACGATGGCGTTCACCGCGCGCGCCGTCGACCGGCTGCTGCTCGCGCTCGGCATCGTCCAGGCGCCCGTGCTGGGGCCGCATGCGCCGGTCGAGCGCGCCACCGAATTGCTGGCGCTGCAAAGCCACGCGCAGGCGGTGTTCGCGACGCGGCGCGGCTGGTTCGAGCCCGCGGTCATGGTCGGCGCGCGCGTTGCGGCCGGCGACGTCGCCGGCTGGTATCATGATTTCGAGCGGCCGGAGCTGCCGGAGGAAGTGTTGCGCTTCCCGGCCGATGGCATCGTGATCTCGCAGCGCCTGCACACCGACAGCCAGAGCGGCGACTGCCTGGTCCAGGTCGGCCGGGCGCTGTCGCGCGACGAGCTGCCAGCGCGCTGA